Proteins co-encoded in one Hyla sarda isolate aHylSar1 chromosome 4, aHylSar1.hap1, whole genome shotgun sequence genomic window:
- the LOC130369507 gene encoding uncharacterized protein LOC130369507, translating to MAEATVTTLPSFATMDLKNTRLNRRSMMFDTLVTSTPFIGTVMSSSDPAGTVKVNDFEQMKSLFFELEKLSAEETHHQLDSAFLKVYLNEKLVPRGLRLRPIASFKEDTEFYSKWEYALNFCSSTLLQLLSEKRDSVVDHLSDKIDNCIFALSKFQHLPEYTEWQLSHNTKSLKLEKEILQKKLTKLNRDRNDYQNNNIKYWLKTDKPHDGNLTYSKNKNINNKTNKNKYPPRSLNNTKTFRPTYKTTPQPPSNLIHKTTTQNTTPRQPYSHKPRRLNPSEPTHQSHSNSFHKQLSTSDCHSHPSNIIPQTSTHTTTVHHPTINTAPSNPPPQELIEFINSCSLNPPKHEPSKRLPSGRFSSSDQDSLLDDSLLTVHITTPPCSNDPGRIYFTPMENPPTNHPKLSNTTIPNMDLSLPHNQHNTTVFLDLPRRIQISPPPMKPTTPMELVDIAPPLGVKRKDRGDGDAGEVEKETREDKRKRKNKTHKVVQI from the coding sequence ATGGCCGAGGCGACCGTGACTACCCTCCCTTCATTCGCTACCATGGACCTCAAGAATACAAGATTAAACAGGAGATCCATGATGTTCGACACCCTTGTGACTTCCACACCATTCATTGGAACAGTGATGTCCTCCTCTGATCCTGCAGGTACTGTTAAGGTTAATGATTTTGAACAAATGAAAAGCCTCTTCTTTGAACTTGAAAAACTCTCAGCGGAAGAAACTCACCATCAACTGGACAGTGCTTTTCTTAAAGTATATCTGAATGAAAAACTTGTTCCCAGGGGTTTAAGACTGAGACCAATTGCATCATTCAAAGAGGACACTGAGTTTTACAGTAAATGGGAATATGCTTTAAACTTCTGTTCCTCCACACTCCTTCAATTATTATCAGAAAAAAGGGACTCAGTTGTAGACCACCTCTCGGATAAAATCGATAACTGCATATTTGCACTCTCGAAGTTCCAACATTTACCGGAATACACAGAGTGGCAGTTATCTCATAACACAAAATCACTCAAGTTGGAAAaagaaatattacaaaaaaagcTGACCAAGCTGAACAGAGATAGGAATGACTATCAGAATAATAACATCAAATACTGGCTCAAAACAGACAAACCACATGATGGGAACCTCACTTatagtaaaaacaaaaatattaataataagacaaataaaaataaatatccacCACGTTCCTTAAACAATACTAAAACCTTCAGACCAACTTACAAAACTACCCCCCAGCCACCATCTAATCTCATTCATAAAACCACAACCCAGAATACTACTCCTCGGCAACCCTACTCCCACAAACCCAGACGCCTTAATCCATCTGAACCTACCCACCAGTCACACTCCAACTCTTTCCATAAACAGCTTTCTACCTCTGATTGTCACTCCCATCCATCCAATATTATACCACAGACCAGCACTCATACTACTACCGTCCATCATCCCACCATCAATACGGCTCCATCTAATCCACCTCCTCAGGAACTCATTGAATTTATTAACTCATGTAGCCTCAATCCACCCAAACACGAACCTTCTAAACGCCTTCCTTCAGGCCGTTTCTCTTCATCTGACCAAGATTCTCTCCTTGATGACTCACTACTAACCGTTCATATCACTACCCCCCCTTGCAGTAATGATCCAGGACGCATATATTTCACCCCAATGGAGAACCCCCCCACTAACCATCCCAAACTCTCAAATACCACCATCCCCAATATGGATTTATCCTTACCCCACAACCAACACAACACTACTGTTTTTTTAGACCTCCCCCGCAGAATTCAGATATCACCCCCACCTATGAAACCCACAACCCCTATGGAACTAGTGGACATAGCTCCCCCTTTAGGGGTAAAAAGAAAAGACCGCGGAGACGGGGATGCAGGGGAGGTCGAAAAAGAAACGAGGGAAGACAAGAGAAAAAGGAAGAACAAGACACACAAGGTTGTCCAAATATAG